A window of Rhipicephalus microplus isolate Deutch F79 chromosome X, USDA_Rmic, whole genome shotgun sequence genomic DNA:
GGATGGGAATGATGAACTCTTTACCCACGGCCGGCTGCATCAGGTACTCCTCTCCGGGCAGGAACTCGCCGCGGTACACCTCGTGCACCACTCTACGCGCTAGTCGGTCGTCTCGCGGGCGACGGCCGAACTCGTCGGCCATCGGTCCACCGCCTGCTGCCGGCGACGCACCGCCGCTACGCAATCCTGTGGACGGAGACCCTCCACTAGCCTGCGCCATGTACTGCTGCTGCTCCTGTCCATACGCCTGCTGTGCGCCCAGCATGGTTTGTTGGTGGAACATGATAGGGTCGTTCTCCAGGAGCCTGTTCATTTGCTGGATCTGCTGGAGTCGGAGGAATGTCTCCACGTCACCGGTGGCCAGAAGGTCtcgctcgttgcgaacgcgaccGCTCAAGCCGGCAGTTGCACCGGCAGGCTGGTCCCTGCCCATCAGAATGTCTATGTCGCTCATCCCGCCCTTCTTGCCTTTGCCCTTCTTGCCTTTGCGTTTGCTCTTTTTGCGCTTAGGCTTGCGCTCGGGGTGCCGGCTCTTCAGACAACGCAGCTCGTAGCTCACGCACAGGTTGAACATGTATATCAGCGAATTGGTGATGCTGAGTACCTGTGCAGAAAGAAGCATCCGTGACATTCAACGATCCTAATTACACTTACACTGCTGGTGCTATAATAAGCTGACGAAGGGCTCACTTTCAGCTAAGCGAAGAAATCAGCGTATATGCGTAACTTATTATCGCTTCACCCTAAACTGGGGCCCGcgtcaaaaaataaataaaagtgaatAATAAATAGGGTGTGGGGGGAGGGGTTACGGATCCAAGCTTTCTCCATATTTTGCTGGTTTAGGTGACGCTTTCTGTTGGACCTACGTGAAGTTGGTATGAACTATGGAAAAATGTAGCGCAAAACCCGCATAACAGTAAGGGAAACAACCCAACAAACAGCTGTTTCAAAACGACAAAATAAAAGCCGTTGATTACGTTTTGAGGTTGAAACATATACACGTGCGCAGAGATACATTACCCCTCCTGCAATTGTCTGCTTGATGTCGCCATGCATGTACTCTTCATAGATGAAACCCACGGTGAAAGGGAAGTATGTGATGGTGGCCAAAAGATAGTTAATacgatactgaaaaaaaaagaaaacaatactaAGCAGATATGTTGGAATGTTAAGAAGTGAAAAGGTCACAAACAATCAATAAAACATGGTAAGTGTCAAAATACGCCAAAAAGGTCAAATGTTTCATG
This region includes:
- the LOC119175577 gene encoding uncharacterized protein LOC119175577 isoform X1 translates to MTYYFTGFVRSPGGLLKMIQILIGLVLMLILMGGHYDISTGLYRLRIDAFLMTMTVFTFVLTSALLLMCTIMGSTELPNSVLYRINYLLATITYFPFTVGFIYEEYMHGDIKQTIAGGVLSITNSLIYMFNLCVSYELRCLKSRHPERKPKRKKSKRKGKKGKGKKGGMSDIDILMGRDQPAGATAGLSGRVRNERDLLATGDVETFLRLQQIQQMNRLLENDPIMFHQQTMLGAQQAYGQEQQQYMAQASGGSPSTGLRSGGASPAAGGGPMADEFGRRPRDDRLARRVVHEVYRGEFLPGEEYLMQPAVGKEFIIPIQVEGRKTPTTSAATSPSETSESDSSKKSSKKGSKKGSKHKKKKKKKGSKNKKKKSKKGSKHKKKHSKGKKKKKSKGKKKKKKK
- the LOC119175577 gene encoding uncharacterized protein LOC119175577 isoform X2, translating into MTYYFTGFVRSPGGLLKMIQIYRINYLLATITYFPFTVGFIYEEYMHGDIKQTIAGGVLSITNSLIYMFNLCVSYELRCLKSRHPERKPKRKKSKRKGKKGKGKKGGMSDIDILMGRDQPAGATAGLSGRVRNERDLLATGDVETFLRLQQIQQMNRLLENDPIMFHQQTMLGAQQAYGQEQQQYMAQASGGSPSTGLRSGGASPAAGGGPMADEFGRRPRDDRLARRVVHEVYRGEFLPGEEYLMQPAVGKEFIIPIQVEGRKTPTTSAATSPSETSESDSSKKSSKKGSKKGSKHKKKKKKKGSKNKKKKSKKGSKHKKKHSKGKKKKKSKGKKKKKKK